From Triticum aestivum cultivar Chinese Spring chromosome 4A, IWGSC CS RefSeq v2.1, whole genome shotgun sequence, a single genomic window includes:
- the LOC123082281 gene encoding deoxyuridine 5'-triphosphate nucleotidohydrolase-like: protein MDEDDHHDTHVVELAVAYSGAVLDQGPPHQQILAWFVDTCRLVVSNFATYVIVHIGEVRFYLHKHVVLQTQNVQLSGSLCHAIKSMGSPIICCSKSDKSGEECARSKSIINGKLNKMNHTGEEPPRRSNSSVQVEHWASSTLLATRTYEATIGSLGGPDANMPMRLRATNRTMNSRFCRIQRVAKAGWLIDADYRGPVGSVLFNDSEVDLAVKTGDHVAQMIIQMFTIVSMNASSVKDGSMT from the exons ATGGACGAGGATGACCACCACGACACGCACGTGGTCGAGTTAGCCGTCGCCTACTCCGGTGCGGTGCTGGACCAAGGACCTCCGCATCAACAGATCCTAGCTTGG TTTGTTGATACGTGCAGATTGGTGGTCTCTAACTTTGCAACATATGTTATTGTGCATATCGGTGAAGTTAGATTCTACTTGCACAAG CACGTAGTTCTTCAGACACAGAATGTTCAACTGTCGGGGTCTCTTTGTCATGCCATCAAGAGTA TGGGAAGTCCGATCATTTGCTGCTCAAAATCCGACAAATCGGGGGAGGAATGCGCGAGAAGCAAGTCTATCATCAATGGCAAG CTCAACAAGATGAACCATACAGGCGAGGAACCTCCCAGGCGCAGCAACTCCTCCGTCCAAGTTGAGCACTGGGCGTCGTCCACCCTGTTGGCCACCAGGACGTACGAGGCGACGATTGGCAGTCTCGGTGGACCGGACGCCAACATGCCGATGAGGCTGAGAGCCACAAACA GAACAATGAATTCAAGGTTTTGCAGGATCCAACGTGTCGCTAAGGCTGGCT GGTTGATTGACGCGGACTACCGCGGCCCGGTGGGCAGTGTGCTCTTCAACGACTCGGAGGTGGACTTGGCTGTGAAGACCGGCGACCACGTCGCACAGATGATCATCCAA ATGTTCACTATTGTATCCATGAATGCTTCAAGTGTTAAAGATGGTTCTATGACCTGA